Below is a window of Arabidopsis thaliana chromosome 2, partial sequence DNA.
TACCCATGGACGAATACTTAATTTAGTCATAGACATTATAAAAAACTATCCTTCAAAGATTGTAAGTTTCCCAATGATTCCCAATCAATAATATAGATACAAgtagaagataaaaaaaaaatgattacgTGATTCAATATTCTCACGTTCAGCAAGCATTTCTTCTACtctttaatcttcttcatcatcacgaTACCAATCTTGAATGCATATAAGAGCCTGCACGGTTCTTGGTGTCAATGAACTataaaaacaatcaagaactGTACTTCCCGCACTAAATGCAGATGCAACTGTTATGATTCATATAGTCAATAAATCTCTTGCAATCAATGTCAATACCTTATATGTAGAACATGTTATCTTCCAccaatgttaaattttaaaatctggATTCGTATGATCCTCCCGAACATCATCTAAATAAGACTGACTGTAGCTCAGATTTTATAACCACAGCTACTTCACTTTCCTAAGCATCATCATACATTGCATCCATCAAATCTTGTTTCTTCCCATTGTCCTTAAAAGGTTCTCCTTTTTCATGCGAAGATACCACAGGATCTTGTGATAGTAGATACTCATAATGTGCAAATAATCTGTCCAAAGTTGATGTGATCTTTTCTATCAAACAATTAGCCTCAAATTCAGGATACACACCTTCCATCATCCACTTTACCCATCTCATTTTATATTGTAGATCCATAACTGCTTTAACATAGATCAACATATTTGTATTATCAAAGTTTCCCCAATACTTATAAAACATTAGCTTCATTTTTTAGTCATAGTTTTTGTGTGCTCATCCTCCATTCACCCCATCTTTACTATCGTCCAACCCACTTTGAATAtctctttcatatatatattttcagtaACATATTTAGATACAAAGATATTAACTATTTTATCATAAACATACTGCAAGATATTGGATAGTACATTAACATAAGACAAAATTGTCTTGACTTGGTACATCATCACAAATTCTGGTAAGTTCGGAAACATACTTTTTATCTTCAAGCTTAAGCATATCAAACCCTTTTTTCAGAGCCACAACAACTTTTACCatcaaaaatgttgaattccATCTTGTTTCAACATCTAAACAAAGAACAGCCTTTGATTGAACCTTTTGAATCTCTAAACACTCCTTAAACCTTTTCAGCCAATCCGGTGAAGAACAAACATACCTAACAGCTAATCTAATCCTTAAGATTGCTATGTTTGTCTCGTGAAGACCATCTCTCACAATCAACTCAAATAATGTGCTCCACACCGCATATGGAGAAAATAACCATTCAAAACACTTGTTCCCCGTGAAGGCACCTTTTTCAAGTATTTTAATGCAAGATGATTAGAACTTACATTACCTACTTTAATAGTGAGAACTTTACTGACTTCCCAAAAAAACCAAGCACTTCTCAAGCATTCTACCAATTGTTTCACCAACATGATTATCACTTATGCAGAAATTGATGATTCTCTTATGTCGCTTCCAATCCTCATCTATATAATGAGCTGTTAGACACATGTAGCTCATATTCAATATGATTGTCCAACAATATGTAGTTAAACAAATACTGCCTTTATAGATtctaaaaaagtttttaagtttACTCCTAGGCATGACCAAAATATAACTGTAATCGTATTTCGGACCGTAACCAGACCGTTTCTAAATCGTAATCGAACCTAACCGTATAAAACGGTTAATAACGTAACCGCTAACCgtaaaaatacattatttacagttaaaaaatatattaacctTAACCGTATCAAAATCGTTGGTTAACCGCATGGTAAACCATATAAATATGAAacgttttttatttcttattttgtttaatatatgaaagaatttgattgttatattatAATGAGTGTGAATGATTATAAGTGAATGAATAATGACACAGTACAAGTAAAAAACTAACGATGGAGTAGCATTAGCCTTTCAAAAATACTTTGACCAAAAtcgttttaaatttattgttagattaaataaatttaaaatttgtgtagatatttgaaaaaaaactaataaaatagaaCAGGAAAAGCTTTAAACATAAGATAATTTACTCTAGATAGAGTATATAGATAACCTAAATTAATAGctaatatcaaaaataaagaacagTTTTGATGTTATATTATAAACTGAATTACTCAtgataacaaaatcaaagtgAATTGTAGATGGGCAAATACCACGGATTATGACAAAGCAGTAGATTGTGAGTGGTTATGATTAACTATCTAAGAGTGtaaacataattttcttaGGCTtatcatattaaaaataaatataaaatgttcATGTTAATCTATTTGCATAAAAAGCTGACCCATGTTTAAAGACTTGAGCAAATTTTGGAAACTAATAATGTTGCCGTTTATGACCAAGTCACCAACCTTTGTTTAActtaaaaattttcaaagattattttcataaatatattaaccaacttttctaaaaatttctaaaacaaagattattcttcttgcttcatcCAATcgtaaaagagatttttttaatcatatttttgagctttatttattttgtttaaaaatatcttccAATTCATGTCGATCTAACATCGGCACAGCCATAGAAGATGTTCATAACTCAATACCACCCATCAatattcaagaaaatgaaactaaagaaTATGCTAACACAAGTTCAGGAAAGCAACGTCCGAATACTTCCGATATTTCCAAGGTACACGTTcgtaaagaaaaaattgatggAAAAATGAAAGCATGTTATAATTACtgcaataaaagttttatttggAAATCGGGTTCAGGATATGAATCATATAGATATCATTTGGTTAACAATCATCCTGAAAAATTAGGCGGAGAAACTCAAAAGGCTACATCTCCTAGCAAAATGTGTTGATGTTGACCACCTTTCATTTAGCTTTGGTGAGAAACTgggttttaataaattattgtcaaaaaacattaaattctCAAGCTAAGAGAGTTCCTCGAATTACTCTTACTCGTACATTAAAATCACTTTATCgaaatccaaaaaaagatttagaatGTTTGTTTTCCGGTTTACCTAATAATGTTTCATATTTGGAATGATCAGTGGCAAATTCATCATAATATGGGTATTAATTCTCATTAGTTTGATAGTGATTTGATTATTCAAAAGAGAATTAATGTATTTTCGAGTTTTTGATGAAAGACATACATCTCATAATGTTTTGAGATTAACTGAAAATTATCCAAATTGACACAAATATGACTATTAATAACTAGATCAACACCATAATCTTGGGATTAACTAGATTAACACAAATTTTGTGTATAATGACCAAAAACCCTTTgcctgtttttgtttgaaatttttatcctttaaaatcatcaaaattttattactaaatacaaattttaaacacaaaaaacccTTAAAAAACACTATTAGGGTGTATCGGTTTCTGAGTTTACTATGTCTACTCATATTTCCCCCATTCACAAAATCGTAAAAAACATCGACGATGCCAAAGAAGAACCCAAACTTTGACTCGCCAGCAAAGGAGACGCAGAATTTACTTCTCCTTCATCTACACATTTTGTCTACGTCGCCGGAGCTTCATCTGCCCAATTTGTCGCCATCGCTGCCGCTTCATCTGCACAATCCATCGCCGTCGTTTCATTTGCACAATCTGTAGCCACAAACGCGCGATTTCTGGCGCCGCAGATATAGGGGAATAGCCGTACTCTCAATTCATCTGCACAATTCGTCGCCGTAGTTTTATCCACACAATTCGTCGCCGTCGTTTCATTTGTACAATATGTACCCACAGACGCACGATTTCTGCCGCCGCAGATATAGAGGAGTAGCCGTACTCTCAATTCAGACATCAAGGTGAGTGGTCTCTtcttaatttctatttttctgtTGCATGTCCTCCTCGTCAATAGTATTTGTGGCCAAATTCATCGGATTATTCATTAATCCATTAACAATTGGGttaaaattaatcattttctttgagAACCTTTAGATGAGaaaccttttgttttgatagactcttcttttgtttgttgctgATCGCGGAAGGAAGTCCATCTGCAGACTTAACtaaattcatcaaaaattCTGAGTGGTGACTGATTTTAGTGTCATTCGGTAATGTTTGTAGACAAAACAATCGggtttttaaagaaaaattagattGTTTTAGCTACATATTTTAGGTAttcaattaatttatgattGATTCTAGTGATATTCgattagtttattaatttaaacacCTAATGATAGTTTATTTGTTCGATTCTGAATCCAATTTGTTGtcaattttctattttcaattttggttgacacaacttttgtttcttggagaTCGTCCTCCTCATTGAAATTTGTTGTCGTATTCCTCAGAATCTTCATTTTTCTGGTAAGGATTGTTCCCAAAAtcatagtttttgtttaaggaAAATAACTCAAGAAATCCGTAtatcaattttcaattttgattcaCTAGTCTTTTTTTATTCCGGTAAGATTTGTGGACAATAACATTCGCCGTCAAATTCATCGGATACTTCTTTATTCCGGTAAGATTTGTGGACAAAAtcattgtttattattttttaaagactaATTATTACCAAAAATGGGAAGAAGGTTGATATAAAATCCAATTGTTGCTACAGATTTATGGTGTTTTGATACCATGGTgactgattttttttgtgttggcTTTGTTTGAGATATCACTTGttctgtttctattttttttattacaatcGTTTATTAAATGATTAATCTATTGCTCATTTTATTTGgtgtttcttaatttttttggaagTTAAGTATGACGTCATCGAGTAATGTCTTCAAGTATCCTCCTCGTCTTTATGAAGAAGGCAAATCACCATTGCAAAGTTGAAGCATGAACAACAATTGCTTTCTAACCAAGATTGGTTAGATTAGAGACGGTCTAGGTTTGGATGTGTGGCATGTTTTGGAGAAATCTTCTAGGTGTGTTTATCAAGCTTGTCCACCTAGAGTACATGTGGGCTACACATAAAGTACATCTCTTCCTCACAAATCAGTTGAAAGTTGGTAACTTTCATGAGATATGGTCTATGGTGGATGGTAGACCACTCTGATTCTCTTTAAATAAGTTTGCTACTATAATAGGGCTGAATTGTGATCCTTTTGACCCGTCGAATAATTTCAAAGCTGACCACAGTTAGTTATGGAAGGCAATGAAAGTTCCACCTCAGAAGGTCCAATGTTCAATGAGTTAAAAAATGTGATGGGTTTTAGCAAAGCATGGAATTTTAAAGATATGTTGATGGTGGGTAGGTTGTGTTTACTATCTATGGCAATACATGGAATACACCACGGATCTAGAATTCCTTTACCTAGTGCTATTAGAGTTCTTGATCTAGTGGGTTTTGAGAAATATCCATGGGGTCTTGTGGCTTTTGAATCTCTAATTAGATCGGTTAAAATTGTTGACTTTGACAAAGAGGGTAGTTATGTTATTTATGGATGCGTTCACGCTTTGCTTATTTGGGTGTATGAGAGTATCCATGGTCTAGCAGAGACTTTTGGGATGAGAAGGCCTACATTGACTGGTGTTCCACTTCTTGATTGGCGTTCAACTCGAAAGGTTATCAACTGAAAGAGTTCATCAAAAAGGAGAAGGCGTTGCATGGAGAGGTTAGTATTCACATGTTCTGTatttaaataagatttttttctcaccaaacactaatatattatttctacGTTGTATGTAGATGCGTGTAAAACACATGATAATTCCTATTACATAAGAGAACATGTACCTTCAATGGAGTGatgcagaagaagataagGATGTGAAGCTTGACAACTTGATAAAAGACATCATCCATAATCTTCTTGCTTTAGATGCTTGGAAAGATGTGCAAGTATTTTGCATTGCTAAGAGTAAAACAAAAGCTATTGTGGCTAGCGAAAGTATCACAATCAAGGGGAAACAAGTTATGGAGGCCGAATCttcaaaagttgaaaacaaaaagcagaAGATAGTCTCAGAAGATAAAGAGGTTAGTTATTCTCATCTTATTACTGAATGTGATTATACTTTTAATAAAATCTGTACATTTAAATGATTCTAGGTTGATAAGGATGAGAAGAATAGCTTTGCGGATATTCTAAAGGTGATGAAAACACTGAATGAGACTATTTCAGACGTGGGCAAGAATCTGAGTTGTAAGATCGATGCTATGCAGACTAGATTTGAGTCTCAGATTGTTGCATTTGAGATAGAGTTAAAGGAACTGAAAGAGGTAAAACCAGCTTTTATACCTACCATTATTACCAATTCGAACAACAATAAAGTCTCatcttattattgtttgttaattAGTAACAATTGTATTTTACTTTTCGACTCTATAAATAGGTTATtgagaaaaatgttgaatattaataaagattatttgtttgtgttgcaGTCTTCGAAAGTAGAGGAGAAGCCATCTTCAGTGGATGGTTTACCTATTCAAAGGGTGGTAAATAAACCTAAAACAGtgcagaaaaaaataaaggtaGAAGGTGAAGtatataacaagaagaaagctgTGGGAAACGGGGCAAGTAGAGGTGTAGTAAAGGATGACAAGAAGAAGTTAGTTTTGAAGCAATCTAAGGTACCTACTCTCAAGGGCTtcaaaaaaccaaagaagacaACATCTAATGATGATGTTCAAGATGTTACTGACCAAGTAGTTGCAGAGAActtgaagatggtttcaagtTCTGAAGATACATTCTCCGATCCTCAACAGCAGCGCAATAGTAAGGCACTTTCTGCAACATTGACTGCTTTCGTAGATAAGATAAATCAGATAGATGGAGATGGAATTACAACTGTGGGTAGACGCATGCTACAACTAGCGGGTTCTTAGAAGTACCTTTTGTTGGTAACTCAACAGTGAAGCGCATCATTACAGAAGAAGTCCCTCCTCCATTGATACCTGATCATCAACAACCTGTTACAAATGAGAAACTGAATGCACTCATGGATTATCTTGCACTTGATGAGTTTGATTTGCAACTATTCTTTTATACTTCATTTAGCAACATTTTACTTCGTCTATTTAATCATTCTGTTTCAATTGATTTGCAGGGAAGATCCACTAGAAACCACTTACGACGACATGAAGTTCTATTGGCATATTATGACTCCAAGAAAATATTGGCCGGATGAAAAATAGGGATGGTTAAAAGACTATGTCAGTGACAcatcaatgtttttttaataatttcatCTTATTAGACTCAGACTTTAAGATTTTGTAACCATcttaaatgttgtttttattgaAATGTAGCATATAGCTGTTGCGTTGACTATGTTCCGCAAAAGGATGATGTGTGATCCTTCAATGTACCCTAACCAACAGATAACTTTCTTGGATCAAGATATGATCATTCCTTTGTCTAATAGTTACAGTAGGTTTAAAGGAGGCAGAAATGATTTCAAGTTCAGAGACTACTTTGTGATATAGACTTGCTAATGAGGAGGATTAATATCTATGATAGTAGTCCACACATGACCACTGATAAAGAAATGGTTGAACAATCCATGTTTTTGATGCTTATGATCCCTGCTATGTTGAGTGCTGTCATTCCAATTCAGATACGCAAGAAGAGCTTTGCAAAGTTGGAAGTGAAAAGGATTACAAAGAAGGTCCTTGAGAATAAAGATCTAGGTGATTGTGCTGTTTAGCACTGAAATACATAGAGTGTCTGGCGCTTGGAAGATCATTTGATGGCCTTTGCGATAAAAACATGTTGGCTCTACGGATTAAACTTGCTACAGAGATATTTGATGAAGTCAGAGATTTAGCCGGACCGGGGAAGTTAGATCCTCGTGGTAAAGAATTCAAGATCCCTCACATGGAGGATTCATAGTAGTGTAGGCTCTCTACTGTATGTGACCTCGGagttgtagattttttttaattgactTTGGCAGACATATGTTGCAGGTTTTAATCATTGTaatattctttctttgtgGTTTTTAAACTCATAGACATATGTCACATgttttttactctgtttttaatcactcatttctttttctattagaCATCATATTGATCTTTTAACGAtcttgtaattaattaatcttaTTTGACTCATAAACACAATAAAAGCTGAAATGGTTTCTCAAGATGTCGAGTGACACACAAGCATGAAGCTTTATGTTAAGTGACACACAAGCATGAACCTTTACGTTACGTGACACACAAACATGAACTTTTACGGCGAGTGACACACAACCAAGAAAACTAAGAAACCTTTACGTTAAGTGTGTCCTTTACGTTAAGCTGAAATGCTTAATCAAGATTAAGTGTGCCCTTTACATTGAGAAATAAACCGAGAAATAATACAAGCATGATTCCACACGACATcaagtataaataaaacaccATTTAAAAGTCTAACTAGTGATCAACAAAAGTATTTTGAAGtagaaaaacaagtaaaagtgttaaaaacataaaacataaggcctaaaaatcaaagtttatgAAGTACAAGTATTACGATTGTGTCCTACTTTATTGCAATTACCACAAGTGTATGgctttgtttgcttcttttatGCATAGCAACCTCCAATGCCGATATAATTCTCGAATTTTATGGCCTTCCCGGTTGTTGTCGAGGTATGGGGGTAAGCAAACAGTTGTCGCCACATGTTGGGGAACGGATATAGCAAACTCTCTTGGCATGATAGCATTCACATATGCATTGTACAGGTAGTTCTTGTGATAACACAGATGACACTATACACCTTCCTATTTTTCAGCTGCTGCAATTGCGTGTGCACATGGCAATTTCTCCACGTCAAACCGGCGACATGTACACTTTTTGTCtaccaaatttaaaacatagAGAGATGTTCCAATTGTAACTTGAGCTTTAACAACATCTATATCTTGATAGTCCATTAACTGAGCATACTTAATGCGGTTTTGTAAAATGAATAACATAGTTAAACTTATATACATGTTTACTCGTCATTGTTATAATGACTGAAGTAAAATATATCTGTAGAATTTTCTCTACACCACGTGTCAAAGATGTAGTCATTTTTAATGCATCGGCTCACGATCCGAAAACCATCGTGTCATCATGGATCTTATTTCCTGTAATAGTTGAGTAATAGGAAAACTCCTGGCATGTGACACCACATTATTCATTGATTCTGCAATGTTGCTTGTAAGCAAGTTGTACCTATCACCTAGGAAATGTACATGTGTCCAGAGTTGCACATCTACCGTTTCTAGGTAAGCATGTAGTGCAAGATTCATCATTTCTTCCTGATAAAATGTGGTTTGAAAGTCGACTTGTCTAAAAGCATTAGCCGCCTTCTTAACCAATCCGAATGCTTCTTTACCTTTTAAACGGATGTTGATTCTGTAGATCAAACAATGAATTTATACTAAGGGGTTAGATAAATTCACTTCTCTCTTAGCTCTAAAGTAatcagaaaagaagaacaaagttgCTTGAATAAGAAGCTAGCGTTTTTGCTATGACAAAAgtagtgtttttttattaggtTCTAGATCCATTGAATATAGGACAAACCCCTCTATTTATACAATGTTTCCTTGATATCAGAATCTGATAAACTTCTAATTATCTAAGGTTtaaatcttcatttcttctatTCTTCACAAGATCCTCTTCTTTCAAAATGAAAGTCTTCTCTTTCCGAAGTTCAGGAAGTCGGCTGGGCGATCTCTAGCCATTGAATTAGGTCTTCTGGCGACCTCACCACTTTGGCCCATTAACAGGCAAACCGGGGTATCCCGGTTAAGTTGAATTCTCGATTTGATTCACATTCCCTCGGTTTAAACCGGTATTGACGGAGGTGCTAATTCCTGCACCAACAATTAGTCCCCCCCCCTCCAGTTCGGAGAATCCGAATTGCCTAATTCGAAATTTtcgaattttgaaaatgaatattCGGTTCAAACCTTGGAATGTGTGAATTAATCATTAGATCTCCGAATCCATTCGTATTTCTGGGTGCATTCAACAAGTGTTATCGTCTCGCGTCCACACGCGCACGTGAAGTTCGGAAATCGAAGCGTCCCGTAGGTTTAATGATTACTTCATAGGTTTGTCGCCCACTTCCTCCTATTTATACTCGATTAAACCCTCGAGAATTCACTTTCCGCCGCTTGCAAGAAGAATCAAAGGTAGCTCTCATTCTTCTCCCTGCGAATTATTTTTCGTTCTCCGTACTTTTATCGAATTT
It encodes the following:
- a CDS encoding Ulp1 protease family protein (FUNCTIONS IN: molecular_function unknown; INVOLVED IN: biological_process unknown; LOCATED IN: cellular_component unknown; BEST Arabidopsis thaliana protein match is: Ulp1 protease family protein (TAIR:AT5G45570.1); Has 598 Blast hits to 556 proteins in 152 species: Archae - 0; Bacteria - 266; Metazoa - 60; Fungi - 10; Plants - 112; Viruses - 0; Other Eukaryotes - 150 (source: NCBI BLink).) produces the protein MEGNESSTSEGPMFNELKNVMGFSKAWNFKDMLMVGRLCLLSMAIHGIHHGSRIPLPSAIRVLDLVGFEKYPWGLVAFESLIRSVKIVDFDKEGSYVIYGCVHALLIWVYESIHGLAETFGMRRPTLTGVPLLDWRSTRKNMYLQWSDAEEDKDVKLDNLIKDIIHNLLALDAWKDVQVFCIAKSKTKAIVASESITIKGKQVMEAESSKVENKKQKIVSEDKEVDKDEKNSFADILKVMKTLNETISDVGKNLSCKIDAMQTRFESQIVAFEIELKELKESSKVEEKPSSVDGLPIQRVVNKPKTVQKKIKVEGEVYNKKKAVGNGASRGVVKDDKKKLVLKQSKVPTLKGFKKPKKTTSNDDVQDVTDQVVAENLKMVSSSEDTFSDPQQQRNSKALSATLTAFVDKINQIDGDGITTHIAVALTMFRKRMMCDPSMYPNQQITFLDQDMIIPLSNSYSSPHMTTDKEMVEQSMFLMLMIPAMLSAVIPIQIRKKSFAKLEVKRITKKVLENKDLEIFDEVRDLAGPGKLDPRGKEFKIPHMEDS
- a CDS encoding Ulp1 protease family protein (FUNCTIONS IN: molecular_function unknown; INVOLVED IN: biological_process unknown; LOCATED IN: cellular_component unknown; BEST Arabidopsis thaliana protein match is: Ulp1 protease family protein (TAIR:AT5G45570.1); Has 518 Blast hits to 482 proteins in 106 species: Archae - 0; Bacteria - 151; Metazoa - 78; Fungi - 11; Plants - 97; Viruses - 0; Other Eukaryotes - 181 (source: NCBI BLink).), coding for MEGNESSTSEGPMFNELKNVMGFSKAWNFKDMLMVGRLCLLSMAIHGIHHGSRIPLPSAIRVLDLVGFEKYPWGLVAFESLIRSVKIVDFDKEGSYVIYGCVHALLIWVYESIHGLAETFGMRRPTLTGVPLLDWRSTRKNMYLQWSDAEEDKDVKLDNLIKDIIHNLLALDAWKDVQVFCIAKSKTKAIVASESITIKGKQVMEAESSKVENKKQKIVSEDKEVDKDEKNSFADILKVMKTLNETISDVGKNLSCKIDAMQTRFESQIVAFEIELKELKESSKVEEKPSSVDGLPIQRVVNKPKTVQKKIKVEGEVYNKKKAVGNGASRGVVKDDKKKLVLKQSKVPTLKGFKKPKKTTSNDDVQDVTDQVVAENLKMVSSSEDTFSDPQQQRNSKALSATLTAFVDKINQIDGDGITTVEEVPPPLIPDHQQPVTNEKLNALMDYLALDEEDPLETTYDDMKYARRALQSWKSFDGLCDKNMLALRIKLATEIFDEVRDLAGPGKLDPRGKEFKIPHMEDS